A stretch of Lachancea thermotolerans CBS 6340 chromosome D complete sequence DNA encodes these proteins:
- the VMA6 gene encoding H(+)-transporting V0 sector ATPase subunit d (highly similar to uniprot|P32366 Saccharomyces cerevisiae YLR447C VMA6 vacuolar ATPase V0 domain subunit d), translating into MEGVFFNVDNGFIEGVVRGYRNGLLTGNQYINLTQCDTLEDLKLQLSSTDYGNFLSSVASDALTTSIIQDKASAKLYEEFQYIRDQSSSVTKKFLDYITYGYMIDNVALMITGTIHDRDKAEILPRCHPLGWFDTLPTLTVATDLESLYETVLVDTPLAPYFRDCFDAADELDDVNIEIIRNKLYKAYLSDFYEFVSTEIEEPAREVLQTFLSFEADRRAINISLNSLQSGDLINPDMKRDLLPTFGKLYPVGTEQLASNGSDFEAVRSIVENVYEYRGIFETGNLEDHFYKMEMELCRDAFTQQFTLSTIWAWMKSKEQEVRNITWIAECIAQNQRERVNNYISVY; encoded by the coding sequence ATGGAAGGagttttcttcaacgtGGATAACGGGTTCATCGAGGGTGTGGTCCGCGGCTACAGAAATGGTCTGCTGACCGGGAACCAGTACATCAACCTGACGCAATGCGACACGCTGGAGGACTTGAAGCTCCAACTCTCGTCAACCGACTACGGAAACTTCTTGTCCTCTGTGGCCTCGGACGCACTAACGACGTCCATCATCCAGGACAAGGCCTCTGCAAAGCTTTACGAGGAGTTTCAGTACATCCGCGACCAGTCCAGCTCCGtcaccaagaagttccTTGACTACATCACGTACGGCTACATGATCGACAATGTTGCGCTCATGATTACAGGAACTATTCACGACCGCGACAAGGCTGAAATCTTACCTCGTTGTCATCCGCTCGGCTGGTTCGATACCTTGCCCACGTTGACCGTGGCCACGGACTTAGAGTCTCTATACGAGACTGTCCTTGTCGACACGCCTTTGGCGCCTTACTTCCGCGACTGCTTCGACGCGGCTGACGAGCTGGACGATGTGAACATCGAAATTATTAGAAACAAGCTCTACAAAGCGTACCTTTCTGATTTCTACGAGTTCGTGTCGACTGAGATCGAGGAGCCCGCTCGCGAGGTTCTGCAAAcgtttttgagttttgagGCGGACAGAAGAGCTATCAACATCTCGTTGAACTCCTTGCAAAGTGGAGACTTGATCAACCCAGACATGAAGCGCGACCTACTCCCAACCTTTGGTAAACTCTACCCCGTGGGTACTGAACAGCTTGCCTCCAACGGTTCCGACTTCGAAGCTGTGAGATCCATTGTCGAGAACGTCTACGAGTACCGtggaatttttgagacTGGCAACCTAGAGGACCATTTCTACAAAATGGAAATGGAGCTGTGCAGAGATGCCTTCACGCAGCAGTTTACCCTCAGTACTATATGGGCGTGGATGAAATCTAAAGAGCAGGAGGTGAGAAACATTACGTGGATAGCCGAGTGCATTGCGCAAAACCAAAGAGAGAGGGTCAACAACTACATCTCCGTCTACTGA
- the COG8 gene encoding Golgi transport complex subunit COG8 (some similarities with uniprot|Q04632 Saccharomyces cerevisiae YML071C COG8 Component of the conserved oligomeric Golgi complex (Cog1p through Cog8p) a cytosolic tethering complex that functions in protein trafficking to mediate fusion of transport vesicles to Golgi compartments), whose amino-acid sequence MDALEILLDGVPVSPTRVQDAREFLSQALQSKDAYEAYFSSQPVPGSIVEDIAEVDAEIAKIERELKGILLENKAEICDALVGEPIEPQLSIMLSEIDKLWELEKDEPIEEQDPALSVLDEPQAEQSEDAFHTALHKLRLDAASKSETPTDDNLALVLSNLTRINELLELPALTSTCIKTGHYQEALLCHSHARKLTSKFPNVDTVRQIADSISQEITTTMMQGLVKMLGHNLSANPMKKILTFLSSIPPFSSSPQTLIQVFLVMRHKFVCTEMASFQVLETANDTMRELLVKRKIEAFREHVYSALSVVPSMFDAPTQMVTIPLLGSPKKELKTCPLMLQFVESCCDALLKELSPHIELLSDSVCLQLVYCSFRLADCNANYHHLFIDKIQEAGLYTTAQLTTAMDKRRELASKYY is encoded by the coding sequence ATGGACGCTCTCGAAATACTACTAGATGGAGTCCCTGTTTCCCCAACACGTGTGCAGGACGCGCGggagtttttgagccagGCTCTCCAGAGCAAGGACGCGTATGAAGCATACTTTTCATCACAGCCGGTACCGGGGAGTATCGTCGAGGACATCGCAGAGGTTGACGCCGAAATAGCTAAGATTGAGAGGGAGCTTAAAGGAATATTGTtagaaaacaaagcagAGATCTGTGATGCGCTTGTTGGTGAGCCCATTGAGCCACAGCTGTCTATAATGCTCTCCGAGATTGACAAGCTCTGGGAGTTGGAAAAGGACGAGCCTATCGAGGAGCAGGATCCGGCTCTGTCCGTGCTCGACGAGCCTCAAGCAGAGCAGTCAGAGGACGCTTTTCATACTGCCCTGCATAAACTCAGGCTCGATGCTGCTAGTAAGAGCGAAACCCCTACAGACGATAACTTAGCGCTTGTATTATCAAATTTAACCAGAATCAACGAGCTCCTCGAGCTACCTGCTTTAACATCTACTTGTATCAAGACAGGACACTACCAAGAGGCTCTGCTTTGTCACTCGCACGCACGCAAGCTCACGAGCAAATTCCCTAACGTTGACACAGTACGTCAGATTGCAGATTCTATATCACAGGAAATTACCACTACCATGATGCAGGGCTTGGTTAAGATGTTAGGCCACAACCTCAGTGCCAACCCCATGAAAAAAATACTCACATTCTTATCTTCCATACCGCCTTTTTCATCAAGCCCGCAGACCCTGATACAGGTGTTTTTAGTCATGCGACACAAATTCGTGTGCACCGAGATGGCTTCTTTCCAGGTTTTGGAGACTGCAAACGACACAATGCGTGAGCTACTAGTGAAGCGCAAAATCGAAGCATTCCGTGAGCACGTCTACAGCGCTTTGTCCGTCGTACCCTCTATGTTCGACGCACCTACTCAAATGGTCACCATTCCATTGCTGGGCTCCCCAAAGAAAGAGTTAAAGACCTGTCCTTTAATGCTCCAGTTTGTTGAGTCATGTTGCGACGCGCTTCTGAAGGAATTATCCCCACATATCGAGTTACTGTCAGATTCTGTATGCCTCCAGCTGGTGTATTGTTCATTCAGGCTCGCTGATTGTAATGCCAACTACCACCATCTGTTCATAGACAAAATCCAGGAGGCAGGTTTGTACACCACAGCCCAATTAACGACAGCTATGGACAAGAGACGAGAACTGGCTAGTAAGTACTACTAA
- the TCB3 gene encoding Tcb3p (similar to uniprot|Q03640 Saccharomyces cerevisiae YML072C TCB3 Contains three calcium and lipid binding domains localized to the bud green fluorescent protein (GFP)-fusion protein localizes to the cell periphery mRNA is targeted to the bud via the mRNA transport system involving She2p C-terminal portion of Tcb1p Tcb2p and Tcb3p interact), whose translation MLSDKYNSDGSSRILTVSQLCKNRGLAARLGSVNMPNNATLPVDSNLESKEAKVGGKLAEKAYADMPSVNKSVTGSGSVKQRRSTSSYPGSNKDILVASNAPGVMKLPPPNANGTVGPAPLEITDPKEAKHLTPREKNLHETSIDKSAYEQQQRTIETLSENLAVDKPEMLYPWGSTGAFYGSKNGPASADSNVVKAYITERFYNDIYYNMAGIIGTCFFSWLLAHWGFSWWSLGFVFFCTASVYRSEFRRFNRNIRDDLTRITVEETLSDRTESTLWLNSFLSKFWVIYMPVLSQQVKDIANPQLAGVAPGYGIDAISLDEFTLGTKSPTIDGIKSYTKKGKDTVEMDWVFSFTPNDVSDMTRKEAKEKINPKIALGVTVGKGFVSKSLPVLVEDINCKGRLRITIKFGPAFPNIKIVQLSLLEPPFIDFALKPVGGDTLGLDIMSFLPGLKTFVKTMINSNVGPMLYNPHHLDIDVEEIMAAQSQDAIGVVAVTIHSADDLKGSDFIGNTVDPYVTLTAEKGNIGETTIRTSVKSDVKSPRWNETKYVLVNTLEQKLYFTCYDFNDIRKDTVIGKVELELNGLFQNPTLENKTSKITSGGRSRGTLNYDVHWLPVVNKEEQEAREANEGAPERAEEEDNAETNQSASDVGILKATLHKITNLKHATAVQGALSPSAELFVDGKSVMHFRTLRRINEPSWEQSIEVLVPSKKNSTLLLKVYDQGIAGREELCKYSTSMEDVLSMADAGQSVLQASPQGRIYMSAAWKPVVMTGSFAPANSVRDPIGVARLHIQDALVDENLSGVGDIDPYITVSLNKRITHRTHYFSDNREPNFNAVVYIPVTSEKQTIVVDVIDYQKVGKDRPIGSYSIPVSKLLEKKTDSGVIGQSDEPPSQCRLLGKNMKLTKSYINIAMSLLPVTQVYSPDELGKVEQLEAKIQERKEKFAKDQEELKKKMEKDPDLYEVVEIDVDDEDEKALKKKEKRSVTELLKENSGVLSFQILRGKLSKHSAHLQVLFDDLACPASTSMKSRKGEAIPDSGSCFIRDLKHSRITFRLTKKFEPKELSDVLSEASYPTSELLKKGLEKPTVVEFEGSKIEVHFLYTPASVELPPSESIEDTGIMKLKVISADGLPSHDRNNKSDPYVAINVDGSEVQKTEVIKKTLSPVWNEELEIPVPSRSRSKVVVEVYDWDRTGSNDLLCSTVLDTKILVPEKTKDMDLKLEKQGTIKLAATFIPEYLFPTLDPVKGGLASRPLKAIGGVANLGVGVAGAGIGAAQNVAGAGLGAAQNVAGAGFGGIQKGGRFLKSFGTKKSKKDAKDSKMDEEEGEEGAGSDQQARENENRSLAPKLSADYDVTKPNTSYAKVESYHPAPAVASKNGDGSSVVGAPGPIHQRSASTASSFARTLAPNGTYKGKVTLVGAENMGKALQVRFSLAQGGKIKHMYRTENKKSNSEGWVDFGESCEFKASPEANLVFGGVTVHRFGKDTELGVAQINLGDPQIQQEGQISVRLGRGHLILKIDYGNDEDVPPVPSIPSEYKN comes from the coding sequence ATGCTTAGCGACAAATACAACAGCGACGGTTCTTCAAGGATACTCACTGTTAGTCAATTGTGCAAAAATAGAGGTCTTGCCGCGAGACTAGGCTCTGTAAACATGCCCAACAATGCCACACTACCGGTGGACTCAAATTTAGAGtccaaagaagccaaagtCGGGGGGAAACTCGCTGAGAAAGCCTATGCGGACATGCCCAGTGTCAACAAAAGCGTGActggcagcggcagcgTCAAACAGAGACGTTCCACATCCTCTTATCCTGGATCTAACAAAGACATCCTCGTCGCTTCTAATGCCCCGGGCGTCATGAAGCTACCCCCACCAAATGCGAACGGAACGGTGGGGCCAGCCCCCCTTGAGATTACTGATCCCAAAGAAGCGAAACATCTTACTCCTAGGGAAAAAAACCTGCACGAGACTAGTATCGACAAATCAGCCTATGAACAACAGCAAAGGACTATCGAAACACTGAGCGAAAACTTAGCCGTTGACAAGCCTGAAATGCTTTATCCTTGGGGATCTACTGGTGCATTCTACGGGAGTAAGAACGGACCCGCGAGCGCGGATTCTAATGTTGTCAAGGCCTACATTACAGAGAGATTTTACAATGATATCTACTACAACATGGCCGGCATCATTGGGACTTGtttcttttcttggttgCTAGCCCATTGGGGGTTTTCTTGGTGGTCTTTGGGTTTTGTATTTTTCTGCACAGCTTCTGTTTATCGTTCCGAGTTTCGCCGTTTTAATAGAAACATTAGAGATGATCTTACGAGGATCACCGTGGAAGAAACACTAAGTGACAGAACAGAATCGACATTATGGCTAAACTCTTTTCTCTCGAAGTTCTGGGTTATTTATATGCCAGTTTTATCCCAGCAGGTCAAAGACATTGCTAACCCTCAGCTGGCGGGTGTAGCTCCAGGCTATGGTATTGACGCGATCTCCTTGGATGAATTTACATTGGGCACGAAATCTCCCACGATTGACGGGATCAAGTCTTATACGAAGAAAGGGAAGGACACTGTGGAAATGGACTgggttttttctttcacTCCAAATGATGTCTCCGATATGACCCGAAAggaagccaaagaaaagatCAACCCCAAGATTGCACTCGGTGTTACGGTTGGTAAGGgatttgtttcaaaatctttgCCTGTCTTGGTGGAAGACATTAACTGTAAGGGAAGACTGCGTATAACCATTAAGTTTGGTCCCGCATTCccaaatatcaaaattgttCAGCTTTCCCTTCTGGAGCCACCTTTCATTGACTTCGCTTTGAAGCCTGTAGGCGGTGACACTCTTGGATTGGATATTATGTCGTTCTTGCCTGGGTTGAAGACTTTTGTTAAGACAATGATTAATTCAAATGTTGGCCCAATGCTTTACAACCCTCACCATTTGGACATTGACGTTGAGGAGATAATGGCTGCCCAATCTCAAGATGCCATAGGTGTTGTTGCTGTTACTATCCACTCAGCAGACGATTTGAAAGGCTCTGACTTTATAGGCAACACAGTTGACCCCTACGTCACTCTGACTGCAGAAAAGGGCAACATTGGGGAAACTACGATCCGTACCTCTGTCAAGTCTGACGTCAAGTCTCCACGCTGGAACGAAACCAAGTACGTCCTAGTGAACACTTTGGAACAGAAACTATATTTCACTTGTTATGACTTCAATGATATCCGAAAGGACACTGTTATTGGCAAAGTCGAGTTAGAGCTTAACggccttttccaaaatcctACTTTAGAGAATAAAACTTCGAAAATCACGTCCGGCGGCCGTTCGAGAGGGACCCTGAACTATGATGTTCATTGGCTACCAGTTGTTAATAAGGAAGAACAGGAAGCCCGGGAGGCTAATGAGGGTGCTCCAGAAAGAGCTGAAGAGGAAGATAATGCCGAAACAAACCAGTCTGCGTCCGATGTTGGTATCTTGAAAGCCACCTTGCACAAGATcacaaacttgaagcatGCAACTGCTGTGCAAGGCGCTTTGAGTCCAAGTGCCGAGCTGTTTGTTGATGGTAAGTCTGTTATGCACTTTAGAACTTTGAGGCGCATCAACGAGCCTTCTTGGGAGCAAAGTATTGAGGTTTTGGTTCCCTCAAAAAAGAATTCGACactgcttttgaaagtctACGACCAAGGAATTGCTGGAAGGGAAGAGCTGTGCAAATACTCAACTTCAATGGAAGATGTCCTGAGCATGGCTGATGCTGGCCAGTCTGTTTTACAGGCCTCTCCCCAGGGTCGGATTTATATGTCTGCTGCTTGGAAGCCTGTGGTAATGACGGGATCATTTGCACCCGCAAATTCTGTTCGTGACCCTATAGGTGTCGCTAGACTTCACATCCAGGACGCACTAGTCGACGAGAACTTATCTGGAGTTGGTGACATTGATCCATACATTACCGTGTCGTTGAATAAGAGAATAACGCACAGAACACACTACTTCTCTGACAATCGTGAGCCTAATTTCAACGCTGTTGTTTATATTCCAGTTACATCTGAGAAGCAAACGATAGTTGTTGATGTGATTGATTACCAAAAGGTCGGAAAAGACAGGCCAATAGGTTCATACTCAATTCCGGTATCGAAGCtgcttgagaaaaagaCCGACTCTGGCGTAATTGGTCAGAGTGATGAGCCGCCTTCGCAATGCAGATTGCTAGGAAAGAATATGAAGCTGACAAAGAGTTACATCAACATCGCAATGTCTCTGTTACCAGTGACGCAAGTTTACTCCCCTGATGAGCTAGGAAAGGTCGAACAGCTAGAAGCAAAAATCCAGGAACGTAAGGAAAAGTTTGCTAAGgatcaagaagaactgaagaagaagatggagaAGGACCCTGATTTGTAcgaagttgttgagattGACGTggatgacgaagatgaaaaggctttgaagaagaaagagaagagatCGGTCACCGAAttgctcaaagaaaactcTGGTGTTTTGAGTTTCCAGATTTTGAGAGGCAAACTCTCCAAGCATTCTGCGCATTTGCAGGTTCTGTTTGATGACCTTGCATGCCCTGCATCTACGTCCATGAAGTCTAGAAAAGGCGAAGCAATTCCAGATAGCGGGTCCTGCTTTATTCGTGACTTAAAGCACAGCCGTATCACCTTCAGACTGACGAAAAAGTTTGAGCCCAAAGAACTATCAGATGTATTAAGCGAGGCCTCCTATCCCACCTCCGAGTTGCTAAAGAAGGGGCTTGAGAAACCAACCGTTGTTGAATTTGAGGGATCGAAAATTGAAGTCCACTTCCTATACACACCTGCTTCCGTGGAGTTGCCACCTAGCGAGTCTATCGAGGATACCGGTATCATGAAGCTGAAAGTAATCTCTGCCGACGGGTTACCTTCGCATGACAGAAACAACAAATCGGACCCTTATGTTGCCATCAACGTGGATGGATCggaagttcaaaaaacagaagTTATTAAGAAAACATTGTCTCCGGTATGGAACgaggaacttgaaatcCCAGTCCCATCAAGATCTAGGTCAAAAGTTGTGGTGGAAGTTTACGACTGGGACAGAACTGGTTCCAATGATTTGCTGTGCTCTACTGTCCTTGACACCAAAATACTTGTGCctgaaaaaacaaaagacaTGGACTTGAAGTTAGAAAAACAAGGGACTATTAAATTGGCTGCTACCTTTATACCCGAGTACTTGTTCCCAACTCTAGATCCTGTTAAGGGCGGCTTGGCTTCTCGTCCACTAAAGGCTATAGGTGGCGTTGCCAACCTAGGTGTTGGTGTGGCAGGTGCTGGTATCGGCGCCGCGCAAAATGTGGCAGGTGCTGGCCTTGGAGCAGCGCAAAATGTCGCTGGCGCGGGCTTTGGAGGAATACAGAAAGGTGGTCGTTTCCTAAAGAGCTTTGGCACCAAAAAGTCCAAGAAGGATGCCAAAGACTCAAAGatggatgaagaagagggcgAAGAGGGTGCTGGCTCCGATCAGCAAGCCAGGGAAAACGAGAATAGGTCTTTGGCCCCTAAGCTGTCCGCCGACTACGACGTCACAAAACCTAACACTAGCTACGCTAAAGTCGAATCCTACCACCCAGCCCCAGCGGTCGCATCAAAAAACGGAGACGGGTCGAGTGTGGTTGGCGCACCTGGCCCCATTCACCAGCGCTCAGCTTCTACGGCCAGCAGTTTTGCTCGTACTCTGGCGCCAAACGGTACCTACAAAGGTAAAGTGACTTTGGTGGGCGCCGAAAACATGGGCAAGGCTTTGCAGGTTCGCTTCTCGCTTGCACAAGGTGGTAAAATCAAGCACATGTATCGTACGGAGAACAAGAAATCAAACTCCGAAGGGTGGGTTGATTTTGGAGAGTCTTGTGAATTCAAGGCTTCACCAGAGGCTAACCTAGTATTTGGGGGTGTCACTGTACACCGCTTCGGCAAGGATACCGAGCTAGGTGTTGCTCAGATTAACCTAGGTGACCCTCAGATCCAACAAGAAGGCCAGATTTCGGTAAGGCTAGGCCGCGGACACCTCATCTTAAAGATTGATTACGGCAACGATGAGGATGTGCCTCCGGTACCTTCAATTCCATCGGAATACAAGAACTAG
- a CDS encoding KLTH0D16676p (conserved hypothetical protein) has product MTEKYFECLESFTNDPSEGTVVSRSARGRALAAQSHRKLDQSSCLAPSIVLGSGRSSCLALGGRLLALPTQPLPPGGHSLSVGRDACTTMLQYSVGKKMEVDDTGLYRIA; this is encoded by the coding sequence ATGACTGAAAAATATTTCGAGTGCCTCGAGAGTTTTACCAATGATCCTTCTGAAGGAACAGTAGTCTCTCGCAGCGCCCGTGGCAGAGCCCTCGCAGCCCAGTCGCACCGGAAGCTCGACCAATCCTCCTGCCTAGCGCCCTCCATCGTGCTTGGGTCCGGGCGGAGCTCCTGCCTAGCGCTCGGTGGCAGGCTCCTAGCGCTGCCTACCCAACCACTACCTCCCGGTGGACACTCACTGTCCGTCGGCCGCGATGCCTGTACTACGATGCTGCAATACTCTGTTGGAAAAAAGATGGAAGTTGACGATACTGGACTCTACAGGATAGCATAG